The following coding sequences are from one Sphaeramia orbicularis chromosome 11, fSphaOr1.1, whole genome shotgun sequence window:
- the pex1 gene encoding peroxisomal ATPase PEX1 — protein sequence MFSNQGIHPVTIVFNNTKNCFLHLPLKLISHLLLNENQALELSWGNGSPVFLSWTPNRNSSNADSHTVELCRQLGEKLGLKDGEQGFLRPCHQVSSVHQVFVEPLSSDDWEILELHSTALEQQLLDQIRVVFQDAVFPVWVDSHTAIYIQIASLLPSVLYGRLEQFTELVVSPKSRFGIGNFSGSPLRTNKDEQPPRRQNTDVSSPSRPQNHQWGGIGDLKSLLRYMLKGPHDLVKEQPRVPEIPALLTDSVYRVCGTPPDSLCTISHIATSVVHLFPWSHRLNSWQTGPSPVTYGLLSRVLSPKETKDRVKQTIEKKKNATVEKTPTNADGGETAKEEEAVVVRVVCHGIERQQGKQRGQSSGAIHSGRVWIPQPLADRMNINSHSTVRIKPVTSPIKVASTIRLQALKPLPEDDEEVQTVFLGWLHTQSHEPLACLTARSGTVLLHGTDAKLEFSLTVLKPEPENDPTDQLFLLAAAVLQKNDIQVDRAPINKPAEKTVAETSEPELPSLGTLGGIDKLSRSAFEFISHSLLGSPLSQELCSTGQGLRGGALLITGAKGSGKSVFSQALCRKAAEDLDTHVKVLSCKKLQGKRAETVRQMLKDIFEEAEWRQPSVVLLDDLDHIAGAPSSPEHEHGPEAVLQQHIAQSLKDVVDEAVVQASLVCLIITSQSEHTLHPSLTELQGSHFIQGFSHIQPPDQGQRAEILNHLILRKTSLSEETLQTLDLGAVAKETEGYTPQDLALLLERAIHASTVHRGYSHQGVHLSWRDFAQALKGFTPPSLWGVELYSPGGFGLERVGGLREVRQQLMDTILLPAKYPILFSNLPIRHRSGVLLYGAPGTGKTLLARAVAKDSGMNFISIKGPELLSKYIGASEQGVRDVFQKAQAAKPCILFFDEFDSLAPRRGHDSTGVTDRVVNQLLTQLDGVEGLQGVYVLAATSRPDLIDPALLRPGRLDKSLYCPPPDLEARVEILKALSTGVPMAADVDLEQLAAVTEQFTGADLKALLYNAQLEAVHSSLGTGAPHELTSGSDSDMSLSSMVFPNNSSGSDDSVGEGDLGAGLDQSMVLLEHSELQADDEHCGNIWRLYFGSSYETESGSSPPSAQNSRCVSAPNSMTHDFTAASVRGPGSSLPPLYMSSLQSGYEELNPEQLERLLQDVNNVKNNCRKVGDECVQVHSASSQPGVLLRQAHVNAALAVTKPSLSKADWSRYTKLYESFGGSGDGKPLQSFTFKPGQRVTLA from the exons ATGTTTTCAAATCAGGGCATTCATCCTGTAACGATTGTTTTCAACAACACAAAGAACTGCTTTCTTCATCTCCCGCTGAAGTTGATATCGCATCTTTTATTGAACGAG AACCAGgctttggagttgtcctggggaAATGGGTCTCCAGTGTTTCTCAGTTGGACACCTAACAGAAATTCCTCTAATGCTGACAGCCATACAGTGGAGCTGTGTCGACAACTGGGGGAGAAACTGGGCTTAAAAGATGGAGAACAG GGTTTCCTAAGACCATGTCATCAGGTTTCATCAGTGCATCAAGTGTTTGTGGAACCTCTTTCATCTGACGACTGGGAGATCTTG GAGCTCCATAGTACTGCTTTAGAGCAGCAGCTGCTTGATCAGATCAGAGTGGTGTTCCAAGACGCTGTGTTCCCTGTGTGGGTGGACAGTCACACAGCCATCTACATCCAAATAG CATCACTCTTGCCATCTGTGCTCTATGGTCGCCTTGAGCAGTTCACGGAACTAGTTGTCTCTCCAAAGAGCCGTTTTGGCATTGGCAACTTCAGTGGATCTCCACTGAGAACAAACAAGGATGAACAACCTCCCAGACGCCAAAACACGGATGTTTCCTCCCCTTCAAGACCACAAAACCACCAGTGGGGTGGCATAGGTGACCTGAAAAGCCTGCTACGTTACATGCTTAAGGGGCCTCATGATCTGGTTAAAGAGCAGCCTCGTGTACCTGAAATCCCTGCCCTTCTTACAGATTCTGTCTACAGAGTATGTGGAACACCCCCTGACTCTCTTTGTACCATAAGCCACATTGCAACCAGTGTTGTTCATTTATTTCCTTGGAGCCATAGACTGAATTCTTGGCAAACTGGTCCATCTCCAGTCACGTATGGCCTCCTCTCTAGAGTCCTGTCCCCTAAAGAAACAAAGGACAGAGTCAAGCAGACtatagagaaaaagaaaaatgcaactGTTGAAAAGACTCCTACAAATGCTGATGGAGGAGAGACGGCGAAGGAAGAAGAGGCTGTTGTGGTCAGAGTGGTGTGCCATGGGATTGAGAGGCAACAAGGAAAACAAAGAGGTCAGAGCAGCGGCGCCATCCATAGTGGAAGAGTCTGG ATCCCACAGCCCCTCGCTGACAGGATGAACATAAATTCTCATTCTACAGTAAGAATTAAACCTGTGACATCACCCATCAAAGTAGCCTCTACCATTCGATTACAAGCCCTAAAACCTCTG CCAGAGGATGATGAGGAGGTCCAGACAGTTTTCCTTGGGTGGTTACACACTCAGAGTCATGAACCGTTAGCCTGTCTGACTGCACGGTCTGGCACCGTCCTCCTACATGGAACTGATG CAAAGTTAGAGTTTTCTTTAACTGTGCTGAAACCAGAACCAGAGAATGACCCTACAGACCAGCTGTTTCTTCTAGCAGCCGCAGTTCTGCAAAAGAACGACATACAG GTGGATAGAGCGCCAATAAACAAGCCAGCTGAGAAAACAGTTGCTGAAACATCTGAACCGGAGCTTCCTTCTCTTGGGACTCTTGG TGGGATTGATAAGCTTAGTAGATCTGCGTTTGAGTTCATCTCTCACAGCCTTCTGGGTAGTCCTCTTTCACAAGAACTGTGTTCAACAGGACAGGGACTCCGAGGAGGAGCTCTGCTCATCACTGGAGCTAAG GGGAGTGGGAAGAGCGTATTCTCCCAAGCCCTCTGCAGGAAAGCTGCTGAAGATCTTGACACCCATGTGAAGGTGTTGAGCTGCAAGAAGCTACAAG GCAAAAGGGCAGAAACCGTGAGGCAGATGCTGAAGGATATTTTTGAAGAGGCAGAGTGGAGGCAGCCCTCAGTGGTTCTACTTGATGACCTAGATCATATTGCAGGAGCACCATCCTCACCAGAGCATGAGCACGGCCCCGAGGCAGTGCTGCAGCAACATATTGCACAGA GTCTAAAAGATGTGGTGGATGAAGCCGTGGTCCAGGCCAGCCTAGTGTGTCTGATTATCACCAGCCAGAGTGAGCACACCCTCCACCCATCCCTGACTGAGCTGCAGGGGTCCCACTTCATCCAAGGCTTTTCACACATCCAGCCCCCAGATCAG GGTCAAAGAGCAGAGATCCTAAACCATCTGATCCTCAGAAAAACCAGCCTGTCTGAGGAGACCTTACAGACTCTTGATCTTGGTGCTGTTGCCAAGGAGACAGAGGGTTATACACCACAAGATCTAGCACTGCTGTTGGAGCGGGCCATCCATGCCAGCACCGTCCACAGAGGATACAGTCACCAGG GTGTGCATCTGTCATGGAGGGACTTTGCCCAGGCTCTTAAGGGATTCACTCCTCCCTCTCTGTGGGGTGTAGAGCTTTACAGCCCAGGTGGATTTGGGCTGGAGAGGGTCGGAGGGCTGAGAGAAGTGCGACAGCAGCTAATGGATACAATACTGCTTCCTGCTAAG TATCCCATTCTGTTCTCCAATCTCCCCATCCGCCATCGCTCTGGAGTTCTCCTATATGGAGCTCCTGGTACAGGGAAGACTCTGCTGGCCCGGGCTGTCGCTAAAGACAGTGGTATGAACTTCATCAGCATCAAA GGTCCTGAACTCCTCAGTAAATACATCGGAGCAAGTGAGCAGGGAGTCCGTGACGTCTTCCAGAA GGCTCAAGCTGCCAAGCCGTGCATCCTTTTCTTTGATGAGTTCGACTCTTTGGCTCCCAGGAGAGGCCATGACAGCACGGGTGTGACTGACCGTGTTGTCAATCAGCTCCTCACACAGCTGGACGGGGTGGAAGGCCTGCAAG GTGTGTATGTCCTTGCAGCAACCAGTCGCCCAGATTTGATCGACCCAGCCCTGCTGAGACCCGGACGATTGGACAAATCCCTGTACTGCCCACCTCCTGATCTG GAGGCTCGCGTGGAGATCCTGAAGGCTCTGAGCACAGGCGTCCCTATGGCCGCCGATGTGGACTTGGAGCAACTGGCAGCAGTGACGGAGCAGTTCACAGGGGCCGACCTGAAAGCCCTGCTCTACAACGCCCAACTGGAGGCTGTCCACAGCAGCCTGGGGACTGGAGCACCGCAC GAGCTAACCTCAGGCTCAGACAGCGACATGAGCCTTTCTTCAATGGTCTTCCCAAACAACAGCAGCGGTTCTGATGATTCCGTGGGGGAGGGAGACCTGGGAGCAGGACTGGACCAGTCCATGGTTCTCCTGGAGCACAGTGAGCTCCAAGCAGACGATGAACACTGTGGCAACATCTGGAGACTCTACTTTGGGAGTTCATATGAGACAGAGTCTGGAAGCTCTCCACCCTCAGCACAG AACTCCCGGTGTGTCTCTGCTCCCAACTCCATGACCCATGACTTCACAGCAGCATCAGTTCGTGGCCCCGGCAGTTCGCTTCCTCCTTTGTACATGTCGTCTCTCCAAAGTGGATATGAAGAGCTGAACCCGGAGCAGCTGGAACGGCTCCTGCAAGACGTAAACAATGTCAAGAACAACTGCAGGAAAGTCGGC GATGAGTGTGTCCAGGTGCATTCAGCCTCCAGTCAACCTGGTGTATTACTGCGTCAGGCACATGTAAATGCCGCCTTGGCTGTGACCAAACCATCTCTGAGCAAAGCCGACTGGAGCCGATACACAAAACT gtatGAATCCTTTGGTGGTTCAGGAGATGGAAAACCACTTCAGTCGTTCACATTTAAACCAGGACAACGTGTGACTCTGGCATGA